The Vigna unguiculata cultivar IT97K-499-35 chromosome 6, ASM411807v1, whole genome shotgun sequence genome contains a region encoding:
- the LOC114186901 gene encoding uncharacterized protein LOC114186901 isoform X3 encodes MTAGIGYIVGSLLMAPDIVMTLVGNKADLQEKREVAVQDGIEYTEKNGFSVPLKTYLPDGDIDLTALNCHNIEDGLVFDVRVVLHGEKINEAAEYEVKDVIFIDAEMLLPYSAHIPS; translated from the exons ATGACAGCTGGAATAG GTTACATTGTTG GATCACTATTGATGGCTCCTGATATAGTGATGACACTGGTCGGTAATAAAGCTGATCTTCAAGAGAAGCGGGAAGTTGCTGTCCAG GATGGCATTGAATATACCGAGAAGAATG GTTTTTCAGTTCCATTAAAAACATATCTTCCGGATGGAGATATTGATTTAACTGCACTCAATTGTCACAATATTGAGGATGGCTTGGTATTTGATGTTCGTGTTGTTCTTCATGGAGAGAAAATTAATGAAGCTGCTGAATATGAAGTGAAGGATGTTATTTTCATTGATGCAGAG ATGTTGTTGCCTTATTCAGCTCACATTCCATCCTAA
- the LOC114186901 gene encoding uncharacterized protein LOC114186901 isoform X1, with protein sequence MHALSHDSWNRLPRRRYSNLDKNVVYGAKDAQARKREKEAESRVAESHAPHDHEQRNGSDEVQHSLDNPSSPVESPTEKIGGQVEASNPLDTKPSPEASSVEAMSSAEQPSASQPKPDHHKRSLDALAAAKERFLNAKRCVRKQRINENFRAFVYMLVTHLVFSFSCLI encoded by the exons ATGCACGCACTGAGTCATGACAGCTGGAATAG GTTACCAAGAAGAAGATATTCAAACCttgataaaaatgttgtttatggAGCAAAAGATGCCCAAGCAAGGAAACGTGAGAAGGAGGCTGAGAGTAGAGTTGCAGAGAGCCACGCACCACATGACCATGAACAACGTAATGGTTCTGATGAAGTGCAACATTCTTTGGACAACCCAAGTTCACCCGTGGAGTCTCCTACAGAAAAGATTGGAGGACAAGTTGAGGCGTCTAACCCATTGGACACGAAACCAAGTCCTGAGGCTTCTTCTGTTGAAGCAATGAGTTCAGCTGAACAGCCATCAGCTTCTCAACCAAAGCCcgatcatcacaaaagaagtCTGGATGCTTTGGCTGCAGCGAAAGAGCGCTTTCTGAACGCAAAGCGGTGCGTAAGAAAGCAAAGGATCAATGAAAATTTTCGTGCCTTTGTTTACATGCTGGTGACTCATTTGGTCTTCAGTTTTTCATGCCTGATTTAA
- the LOC114186901 gene encoding uncharacterized protein LOC114186901 isoform X2 produces MHALSHDSWNRLPRRRYSNLDKNVVYGAKDAQARKREKEAESRVAESHAPHDHEQRNGSDEVQHSLDNPSSPVESPTEKIGGQVEASNPLDTKPSPEASSVEAMSSAEQPSASQPKPDHHKRSLDALAAAKERFLNAKRITIDGS; encoded by the exons ATGCACGCACTGAGTCATGACAGCTGGAATAG GTTACCAAGAAGAAGATATTCAAACCttgataaaaatgttgtttatggAGCAAAAGATGCCCAAGCAAGGAAACGTGAGAAGGAGGCTGAGAGTAGAGTTGCAGAGAGCCACGCACCACATGACCATGAACAACGTAATGGTTCTGATGAAGTGCAACATTCTTTGGACAACCCAAGTTCACCCGTGGAGTCTCCTACAGAAAAGATTGGAGGACAAGTTGAGGCGTCTAACCCATTGGACACGAAACCAAGTCCTGAGGCTTCTTCTGTTGAAGCAATGAGTTCAGCTGAACAGCCATCAGCTTCTCAACCAAAGCCcgatcatcacaaaagaagtCTGGATGCTTTGGCTGCAGCGAAAGAGCGCTTTCTGAACGCAAAGCG GATCACTATTGATGGCTCCTGA